One window from the genome of Sphaerotilus microaerophilus encodes:
- a CDS encoding methylated-DNA--[protein]-cysteine S-methyltransferase — MTAATTVWTRCATPLGPMVLAADAEGVIGAWFDGQKHFDGPEPDWGRDDAHPLLCETARQLEAWFAGRRTGFDLPLAPRGTPFQLAVWHEIARVGQGRTRSYGEVAQAVGRPTAFRAVGAATGLNPISLIIPCHRLVGRNGALTGYAGGLDRKRALLAFEAGQPALWADATAGVAA, encoded by the coding sequence ATGACCGCTGCAACGACTGTCTGGACCCGCTGCGCCACGCCGCTCGGCCCGATGGTGCTGGCCGCGGACGCCGAGGGTGTGATCGGCGCCTGGTTCGATGGCCAGAAACATTTCGACGGGCCCGAGCCCGATTGGGGGCGCGACGATGCCCACCCGCTGCTGTGCGAGACGGCGCGGCAGCTGGAAGCCTGGTTCGCCGGCCGCCGCACCGGCTTCGACCTGCCGCTGGCGCCGCGCGGCACGCCCTTCCAGCTCGCCGTCTGGCACGAGATCGCCCGGGTCGGCCAGGGCCGTACCCGCAGCTACGGCGAGGTGGCGCAGGCGGTGGGCCGGCCCACCGCGTTCCGGGCCGTGGGCGCGGCCACCGGGCTCAACCCGATCAGCCTGATCATCCCCTGCCACCGCCTGGTGGGGCGCAACGGCGCGCTGACCGGCTACGCCGGCGGGCTGGACCGCAAGCGCGCGCTGCTGGCCTTCGAGGCCGGACAGCCGGCGCTGTGGGCGGACGCTACTGCGGGGGTGGCCGCTTGA
- a CDS encoding AlkA N-terminal domain-containing protein, with the protein MSQPHPPSTPYAALCSHDARFDGRLFVGVTSTGIYCRPVCRVRLPREVNCRFFSHAAAAEAGGFRPCLRCRPELAPGLAPIDMPSRLAWAAAQRIEAGELDEAGLEGLARRLGISDRHLRRVFGEAFGVTPVAYAQTQRLLLAKRLLADTALPVTEVALAAGFGSLRRLNALFRSRYGLAPGDLRRGREVASGGAEEVLSVELAFRPPFDWPRLLAFLAARCVPGVETVEMGVEAPGAEAGTGLYRRTLALRDGSGRELRGGLAVSLAPRGDALRVQVSTGLLPALPAVLAGVRRLCDLGADPAAVAQVLGPLAADAPGLRVPGCFDGFEMAVRAVLGQQVTVRAAHTLAGRLVAALGEPVHAIRPNLPGLTHVFPSAARVADASADELGRLGIVRQRVVALQALARSVADDQLDLGPAADVGATIERLKALPGIGPWTAQYIALRALAWPDAWPSGDVALIKALDARDARHADALAEAWRPWRGYATLHLWRRVAEGAAPWIAWKEVT; encoded by the coding sequence GTGTCCCAGCCGCACCCGCCTTCCACTCCCTACGCCGCCCTGTGCAGTCACGATGCCCGCTTCGATGGCCGGCTGTTCGTGGGCGTCACCTCCACCGGCATCTACTGCCGGCCGGTGTGCAGGGTGCGGCTGCCCCGGGAGGTGAACTGCCGCTTCTTCAGCCACGCGGCGGCGGCGGAGGCGGGCGGCTTCCGGCCCTGCCTGCGTTGCCGGCCCGAGCTGGCACCGGGGCTGGCGCCGATCGACATGCCTTCGCGCCTGGCCTGGGCGGCGGCGCAGCGCATCGAGGCGGGCGAACTGGACGAGGCCGGCCTGGAGGGGCTGGCACGTCGGCTGGGCATCAGCGACCGGCACCTGCGGCGCGTCTTCGGTGAGGCCTTCGGCGTCACGCCGGTGGCCTACGCCCAGACCCAGCGCCTGCTGCTGGCCAAGCGGCTGTTGGCCGACACGGCGCTGCCGGTCACCGAGGTGGCGCTGGCGGCGGGCTTCGGCAGCCTGCGGCGGCTGAACGCGCTGTTCCGCTCCCGCTATGGCCTGGCGCCGGGTGACCTGCGCCGCGGCCGTGAGGTGGCCTCCGGTGGGGCGGAGGAGGTCCTGTCGGTGGAACTGGCCTTTCGTCCGCCCTTCGACTGGCCGCGGCTGCTGGCCTTTCTGGCGGCACGCTGCGTGCCCGGCGTGGAGACAGTCGAGATGGGGGTCGAGGCGCCGGGTGCCGAGGCGGGTACAGGCCTCTATCGGCGCACGCTCGCGTTGCGGGATGGCTCTGGGCGGGAGCTGCGCGGCGGGCTGGCGGTGAGCCTGGCACCCCGCGGTGACGCGCTGCGGGTGCAGGTCAGCACCGGCCTGCTGCCCGCCCTGCCGGCGGTGCTGGCGGGTGTGCGGCGCCTGTGCGACCTGGGTGCCGATCCCGCCGCGGTGGCCCAGGTGCTCGGCCCACTGGCGGCCGATGCGCCCGGGCTGCGTGTGCCGGGCTGCTTTGATGGCTTCGAGATGGCGGTGCGCGCGGTGCTGGGCCAGCAGGTGACGGTGCGGGCGGCGCACACGCTGGCGGGCCGGCTGGTGGCGGCGCTGGGCGAGCCGGTGCACGCAATTCGGCCGAACTTGCCGGGGCTGACGCATGTCTTCCCGTCCGCGGCCCGCGTGGCGGACGCCTCCGCGGACGAACTGGGTCGCCTGGGCATCGTGCGCCAGCGCGTCGTGGCCCTTCAGGCGCTGGCGCGCTCGGTGGCCGACGACCAGCTGGACCTGGGGCCGGCGGCGGACGTGGGCGCGACGATCGAACGTCTCAAGGCCCTGCCGGGCATCGGACCCTGGACGGCCCAGTACATTGCGCTGCGCGCGCTGGCCTGGCCCGACGCCTGGCCCAGCGGCGACGTGGCGCTGATCAAGGCGCTGGACGCCCGCGATGCCCGCCACGCCGATGCGCTCGCCGAGGCCTGGCGGCCCTGGCGCGGCTACGCCACGCTGCACCTGTGGCGCCGGGTGGCCGAAGGCGCTGCCCCCTGGATTGCCTGGAAGGAGGTGACATGA
- the rarD gene encoding EamA family transporter RarD → MQSGIAYAALAYFLWGLFPLYFRLLAAVDPLEVLAHRFVWSVGFLLLLLAGLRRWAWLRPAVTAPRVLGLFALSALLLSVNWFVYIWAINHGRVLEASLGYFITPLANVLTGRLVLGERLRPAQWAAVALAAAGVLWMTWQLGSLPWVSLVLAASFASYGLVRKTAPLGALEGLTLETLLLGPLALAGLLWAAGQGLAAFPGADLDLKALLIASGPVTAVPLLLFAAGARRIPLSVLGMLQYIGPTIQWLLAVWLFHEPFAGARLQGFALIWCACAVFSAELWWRSRQPVPAAAAGGPA, encoded by the coding sequence GTGCAATCCGGCATCGCCTACGCCGCCCTGGCCTACTTCCTCTGGGGCCTGTTCCCGCTGTACTTCCGCCTGCTCGCGGCGGTGGACCCGCTGGAGGTGCTGGCGCACCGCTTCGTCTGGTCGGTGGGCTTCCTGCTCCTGCTGCTGGCCGGGCTGCGCCGCTGGGCCTGGCTGCGGCCGGCGGTCACCGCGCCGCGGGTGCTGGGGCTGTTCGCGCTGTCGGCGCTGCTGCTGTCGGTCAACTGGTTCGTCTACATCTGGGCGATCAACCACGGCCGGGTGCTGGAGGCCAGCCTGGGCTACTTCATCACGCCGCTGGCCAACGTGCTGACCGGCCGGCTCGTGCTGGGCGAGCGGCTGCGCCCGGCGCAGTGGGCCGCCGTCGCGCTGGCCGCCGCCGGCGTGCTGTGGATGACCTGGCAGCTGGGCAGCCTGCCCTGGGTGTCGCTGGTGCTGGCCGCCAGCTTCGCCAGCTACGGCCTGGTGCGCAAGACCGCCCCGCTGGGCGCGCTGGAGGGACTGACGCTGGAGACGCTGCTGCTCGGCCCGCTGGCGCTGGCCGGCCTGCTCTGGGCCGCCGGCCAGGGGCTGGCGGCCTTCCCGGGCGCCGACCTGGACCTGAAGGCCCTGCTGATCGCCTCCGGGCCGGTCACCGCCGTGCCGCTGCTGCTCTTCGCTGCGGGAGCGCGGCGCATCCCGCTGAGCGTGCTGGGCATGCTGCAGTACATCGGCCCGACGATCCAGTGGCTGCTGGCGGTGTGGCTGTTCCATGAGCCCTTCGCCGGTGCGCGGCTGCAGGGCTTCGCGCTGATCTGGTGCGCTTGCGCGGTGTTCAGCGCCGAGCTGTGGTGGCGCAGCCGGCAACCCGTGCCGGCCGCGGCGGCGGGCGGGCCGGCCTGA
- a CDS encoding TAXI family TRAP transporter solute-binding subunit yields the protein MSALPRRAARAPRAAIHQLRSTLLSVRDLLVTGGPVLLLALAAIVAAYWLLDPTPPRRMLLATGPEQGAYAEFGKRYRDTLKKDGIEVQLLPSRGSLENLRLLREGKVDAAFVQGGAEALRGLDEEEAPEGLLSLGSLFREPVWVFYREAAAQAALGRTTLDSLSQLADWRLNIGHEGSGVTNLMRRLLEANGLDTRRMQLGRLEPTPAVVALLEGSIDAMALVSAPESPLVRMLLITPGIRLLDFAQAEAYARRVPQVQPISLPRGVVDLAQDLPAQDVRLVAPTATLVVREATHPALQQLLVQAARRIHSEANWFQHKNEFPQMGASDYALAPEAQRFYESGAPLLQRYLPFWVANLVDRMWVVLVSIAALLIPLSRIVPPLYTFRIRSRIFRWYGSLRDIEERAGAPNRSADDTAQLLAELNDLDARVERLPVPLSHAEELYALRGHIRLVQRRLGGS from the coding sequence ATGTCTGCCCTGCCCCGCCGCGCCGCGCGTGCCCCCCGCGCCGCCATCCACCAGCTGAGATCCACCCTGCTGTCGGTGCGCGACCTGCTCGTCACCGGCGGGCCGGTGCTGTTGCTGGCGCTGGCCGCCATCGTGGCCGCCTACTGGCTGCTCGACCCCACCCCGCCGCGACGCATGCTGCTGGCCACCGGCCCCGAGCAGGGCGCCTACGCCGAGTTCGGCAAGCGCTACCGCGACACGCTGAAGAAGGACGGCATCGAGGTGCAGCTGCTGCCCAGCCGCGGCTCGCTGGAGAACCTGCGCCTGCTGCGCGAGGGCAAGGTGGACGCGGCCTTCGTGCAAGGTGGTGCCGAGGCCCTGCGCGGGCTGGACGAGGAAGAGGCGCCGGAGGGCCTGCTCAGCCTGGGCAGCCTGTTCCGCGAACCGGTGTGGGTGTTCTACCGCGAGGCCGCCGCGCAGGCGGCGCTGGGCCGCACCACGCTGGACAGCCTCTCGCAGCTGGCCGACTGGCGCTTGAACATCGGGCACGAGGGCAGCGGCGTCACCAACCTGATGCGCCGCCTGCTCGAAGCCAACGGCCTGGACACGCGCCGCATGCAGCTCGGCCGGCTGGAGCCGACACCCGCGGTGGTGGCGCTGCTGGAAGGCAGCATCGACGCGATGGCGCTGGTGTCGGCGCCCGAATCCCCGCTGGTGCGCATGCTGCTGATCACCCCCGGCATCCGCCTGCTCGACTTCGCCCAGGCCGAGGCCTACGCCCGCCGCGTGCCGCAGGTGCAGCCGATCAGCCTGCCGCGCGGCGTGGTCGACCTGGCGCAGGACCTGCCAGCGCAGGACGTGCGCCTGGTCGCACCCACCGCGACACTGGTCGTGCGCGAAGCCACCCACCCGGCGCTGCAGCAGCTGCTGGTGCAGGCCGCGCGGCGCATCCACAGCGAGGCCAACTGGTTCCAGCACAAGAACGAGTTCCCGCAGATGGGCGCGAGCGACTACGCCCTGGCGCCCGAGGCGCAGCGCTTCTACGAGTCGGGCGCGCCGCTGCTGCAGCGCTACCTGCCCTTCTGGGTGGCCAACCTGGTGGACCGGATGTGGGTGGTGCTGGTGTCGATCGCCGCGCTGCTGATCCCGCTGTCACGCATCGTGCCGCCGCTGTACACCTTCCGCATCCGCTCGCGCATCTTCCGCTGGTACGGCAGCCTGCGCGACATCGAGGAGCGCGCTGGCGCCCCCAACCGCAGCGCAGACGACACCGCCCAGCTGCTGGCGGAGCTGAATGACCTGGACGCCCGCGTCGAGCGCCTGCCGGTGCCGCTGTCGCACGCCGAGGAGCTCTACGCGCTGCGCGGCCACATCCGGCTGGTGCAGCGGCGCCTCGGCGGCAGCTGA
- a CDS encoding DNA/RNA non-specific endonuclease, whose protein sequence is MGGEARILTSNGAHPAGVACMPLEFLAEIHQQGVEVMSVSRYLTIGVASLRRQVPVWSMGVVLALTGCGGSGADPAAAPVELATVVTLDHGGFRLRYDCAANTTLRFEYLLGTDTGQAARTDLFTLNDPALPAGCGQQLSAGSYWSVQPGWDRGHLVTANHMDATDELMAATFHMTNIVPQRSLLNQGIWQQTEEIAECHRDLAPVQVVGGVVYDDVANDHFVASHGIRTPDWFWKVLVTTDAAGAVQVIAWLIPNRDDLAGLDAYLVSVAELEARVGAGQVDLPGMSAAVKSGRPAVSWPLPTGCGLG, encoded by the coding sequence GTGGGCGGCGAAGCGCGAATTCTGACAAGCAACGGTGCTCATCCGGCCGGTGTCGCGTGCATGCCCTTAGAGTTTCTGGCTGAGATCCATCAACAGGGAGTCGAAGTCATGAGCGTATCCAGATACTTGACCATCGGGGTGGCTAGCCTGCGACGGCAGGTGCCCGTGTGGTCAATGGGTGTGGTCCTTGCACTGACCGGTTGCGGTGGTAGCGGGGCCGACCCGGCGGCTGCGCCGGTCGAGCTCGCGACCGTCGTGACGCTGGACCACGGTGGCTTCCGCTTGCGCTACGACTGCGCCGCGAATACCACTCTGCGATTCGAGTACCTGCTGGGCACCGACACCGGGCAGGCTGCGCGCACCGATCTGTTCACGTTGAATGACCCTGCTCTTCCGGCAGGTTGTGGCCAGCAGCTCAGCGCGGGAAGCTACTGGAGCGTGCAGCCCGGCTGGGACCGGGGCCACCTGGTGACGGCCAACCACATGGACGCCACGGATGAGCTGATGGCGGCCACGTTCCACATGACCAACATCGTGCCGCAGCGGTCCCTGCTCAACCAGGGCATCTGGCAGCAGACGGAAGAGATCGCCGAGTGCCATCGCGACCTGGCACCGGTGCAGGTGGTGGGGGGCGTGGTGTACGACGATGTGGCCAACGATCATTTCGTCGCCTCGCACGGCATCCGCACGCCCGACTGGTTCTGGAAGGTGCTGGTGACCACCGATGCCGCCGGTGCCGTCCAGGTGATCGCCTGGCTGATCCCGAACCGGGACGACTTGGCCGGGTTGGACGCCTACCTGGTCAGCGTGGCGGAACTCGAAGCCCGGGTGGGTGCCGGGCAGGTCGATCTGCCCGGCATGAGTGCTGCGGTGAAGTCAGGCCGGCCAGCCGTTTCGTGGCCGCTGCCCACGGGCTGCGGGCTGGGCTGA
- a CDS encoding aminopeptidase P family protein: MDTRTAPIRQRLTDLRLVMHRHGVAALLVPSADPHLSEYLPERWQGRQRFSGFTGSMGTLVVTPDAALVFADSRYWSQAEAELAGTGAALVRIPTAVATHHIDWLASQVAPGATVAADGAVLGLAAAQQLRDALSARGVALRTDLDLLDEAWPDRPGLPAAPVYEHLPPQAAVARPAKLAQLRAAMAERGVSHHLVSTVDDIAWITNLRGSDVEYNPVFLAHLLLDAQGGTLFVGEGKISADLAARLHADGLVLAPYAQARAALAALPAGAVLLLDPRRVTLGLRQAVPAGVKVIEALNPSVPAKSRKTPTEIAFVREAMALDGAAMCRFYAWLETALGHAAISELTIDERLSAERAKQPGFVSLSFSTIAGFNANGAMPHYRALPESHAQISTPEGLVAEGLLLIDSGAQYLGGTTDITRVWPIGTPTAAQKADYTRVLRGTIALSRTRFPAGTLAPHLDAIARAPLWEAGLDYGHGTGHGVGYFLNVHEGPQTIARAIPDPAMAMQPGMITSIEPGLYRPGRWGVRIENLVHNVSVGCPDEFGEYLAFETLTLCPIDTRCIEPALLHEDERQWLNGYHAEVRRRIAPHVNGDALAWLEQRTQAI, encoded by the coding sequence ATGGACACCCGCACCGCCCCCATCCGCCAGCGCCTGACCGACCTGCGCCTCGTGATGCACCGCCACGGCGTGGCGGCGCTGCTCGTGCCTTCGGCCGATCCGCACCTGTCCGAGTACCTGCCCGAGCGCTGGCAGGGGCGGCAGCGCTTTTCCGGCTTCACGGGCTCGATGGGCACGCTGGTGGTCACGCCCGATGCGGCGCTGGTCTTTGCCGACAGCCGCTACTGGTCGCAGGCCGAGGCCGAGCTGGCCGGCACGGGCGCGGCGCTGGTGCGCATCCCCACGGCAGTGGCGACCCATCACATCGACTGGCTGGCCTCGCAGGTCGCACCGGGCGCCACGGTCGCGGCGGATGGCGCCGTGCTCGGCCTGGCCGCCGCCCAGCAGCTGCGTGACGCGCTGAGCGCCCGCGGCGTGGCGCTGCGCACCGACCTCGACCTGCTCGACGAGGCCTGGCCTGACCGCCCGGGACTGCCCGCAGCGCCGGTCTATGAGCACCTGCCGCCGCAGGCCGCAGTCGCCCGCCCGGCCAAGCTGGCGCAGTTGCGTGCCGCGATGGCCGAGCGCGGTGTCAGCCACCACCTGGTTTCGACGGTGGACGACATCGCCTGGATCACCAACCTGCGCGGCTCGGACGTCGAGTACAACCCCGTCTTCCTGGCCCACCTGCTGCTCGATGCCCAGGGCGGCACGCTGTTCGTCGGCGAGGGCAAGATCAGCGCCGACCTCGCCGCGCGCCTGCACGCCGACGGCCTGGTGCTCGCGCCCTACGCCCAGGCCCGCGCGGCCCTGGCGGCGTTGCCGGCGGGCGCGGTGCTGCTGCTCGACCCCCGGCGCGTCACACTCGGCCTGCGCCAGGCGGTGCCGGCGGGCGTGAAGGTGATCGAGGCGCTCAACCCCAGCGTGCCAGCCAAGAGCCGCAAGACGCCGACGGAAATCGCCTTCGTGCGCGAGGCGATGGCACTCGATGGGGCAGCGATGTGCCGTTTCTACGCCTGGCTGGAGACTGCGCTGGGGCACGCGGCGATCAGCGAGCTGACCATCGACGAGCGCCTGAGTGCCGAGCGCGCGAAGCAGCCCGGCTTCGTCTCGCTGAGCTTCTCCACCATCGCCGGCTTCAACGCCAACGGCGCGATGCCGCACTACCGCGCCCTGCCCGAGTCGCACGCGCAGATCTCCACGCCCGAGGGCCTGGTGGCCGAGGGCCTGCTGTTGATCGACTCCGGCGCGCAGTACCTGGGCGGCACCACCGACATCACGCGCGTCTGGCCGATCGGCACGCCCACGGCGGCCCAGAAGGCCGACTACACCCGCGTGCTGCGCGGCACCATTGCGCTCAGCCGCACGCGCTTCCCGGCGGGCACGCTGGCGCCTCACCTGGACGCCATTGCCCGTGCGCCGCTGTGGGAGGCCGGGCTGGACTACGGCCACGGCACCGGCCACGGGGTCGGCTACTTCCTGAACGTGCACGAGGGGCCGCAGACCATCGCCCGGGCCATCCCGGACCCGGCGATGGCGATGCAGCCCGGCATGATCACCTCGATCGAGCCCGGCCTGTACCGGCCCGGGCGCTGGGGCGTGCGCATCGAGAACCTGGTGCACAACGTCTCGGTCGGCTGCCCCGACGAATTCGGCGAGTACCTGGCCTTCGAGACGCTCACGCTCTGCCCGATCGACACCCGCTGCATCGAGCCCGCGCTGCTGCACGAGGACGAGCGGCAGTGGCTCAACGGCTATCACGCCGAGGTGCGCCGGCGCATCGCACCCCATGTGAACGGCGATGCCCTGGCCTGGCTGGAGCAGCGCACCCAGGCGATCTGA
- a CDS encoding DUF4397 domain-containing protein has product MPLATSPLSTWRRALLRRAGGALLAGCALLLGACGTADESGNAHLRLLNASPGYASLDLYVDSSESSSDVATGSAGGYVSLDTDSHTVAVRRSGTATNLVSTDRTLAKDTDYTLVAYGWEGSLKTALLTDDEEAPSSGVTKVRVFNTATDAGSLDVYLTDAGTVLTDTSPVASSVAASGISDYVELSSGSSWRLRVTGAGDSTDVRLDLSGLSLGSAQVVTLLVTPSDGGVLVHALLVAQGGSTTVLTNTQARVRLVAGTTDKASHSAVVGSSTLTSATASPSVGAYVQVSAGSAQALDVRVNGSRLATTTLSLAAGADVTLLVHGSSAAPALAVISDNNRLPTSSSQAKVRLVNGVYNLGTGLSLTLDYLDIASGITAGGASSYALVAASTGSLMTADAGSTQLCNSRHWTDSLTIAAKSVLTLYVLGDASVPTCALKKDR; this is encoded by the coding sequence GTGCCCCTTGCCACTTCCCCCCTGTCGACCTGGCGGCGTGCGCTCTTGCGCCGCGCTGGCGGCGCCCTGCTGGCCGGCTGCGCGCTGCTGCTCGGCGCCTGCGGCACCGCCGATGAGTCCGGCAACGCCCACCTGCGGCTGCTCAACGCGAGCCCGGGCTATGCCTCGCTGGACCTGTACGTCGACAGCAGCGAGTCCAGCTCGGACGTGGCCACGGGCAGCGCGGGCGGCTACGTCAGCCTGGACACGGACAGCCACACCGTGGCCGTGCGGCGCAGTGGCACGGCCACCAACCTGGTGTCGACGGACCGCACGCTGGCCAAGGACACCGACTACACCCTGGTGGCCTATGGCTGGGAGGGCAGCCTGAAGACCGCCCTGCTGACCGACGACGAGGAGGCCCCCTCCAGCGGCGTGACCAAGGTGCGCGTGTTCAACACCGCCACCGATGCGGGCAGCCTGGACGTCTACCTGACCGATGCCGGCACGGTGCTGACCGACACCAGCCCGGTGGCCTCCAGCGTGGCGGCCTCGGGCATCAGCGACTATGTCGAGCTCAGCTCGGGCAGCAGTTGGCGGCTGCGCGTGACCGGGGCAGGCGACAGCACCGACGTGAGGCTGGACCTGTCCGGCCTGTCGCTGGGCAGCGCCCAGGTGGTCACGCTGCTGGTCACGCCCAGCGACGGCGGCGTGCTGGTGCATGCGCTGCTGGTGGCGCAGGGCGGCTCGACCACGGTGCTGACCAACACGCAGGCCCGCGTGCGCCTGGTCGCCGGCACGACCGACAAGGCCAGCCACAGCGCGGTGGTCGGCAGCAGCACGCTGACCAGCGCGACGGCCTCACCCTCGGTGGGCGCCTACGTACAGGTGAGCGCCGGCAGTGCGCAGGCCCTGGATGTGCGCGTGAACGGCAGCCGCCTGGCCACCACCACCCTGTCACTGGCAGCCGGCGCCGACGTGACCCTGCTGGTGCACGGCTCGTCCGCCGCACCGGCGCTGGCGGTGATCAGCGACAACAACCGCCTGCCCACGAGCAGTTCGCAGGCCAAGGTCCGGCTGGTCAACGGGGTCTACAACCTCGGCACCGGCCTCTCGCTGACGCTGGACTACCTCGATATCGCCAGCGGCATCACCGCCGGCGGCGCCTCCAGCTACGCGCTGGTCGCGGCCAGCACCGGCTCGTTGATGACCGCCGATGCCGGCAGCACGCAGCTGTGCAACAGCCGCCACTGGACCGACAGCCTCACGATCGCCGCCAAGAGCGTGCTGACGCTGTACGTGCTCGGCGACGCCAGCGTGCCGACTTGCGCGCTGAAGAAGGACCGCTGA
- a CDS encoding methyl-accepting chemotaxis protein, whose translation MTTRLFTSARAVPSEPARLGRGFALLLLLLAFVAGLGLYELHALGSRQQAQASLDAARMRQAQELRVAIGQASLLVRQALLPADSGAATALQLRLAEARDRTAALELALRSHAGQATPAWLANQLDELGSARSQTVQLYAEALQQSRDGRQPEALRTLATRAELAEARWQGQADELLRQLDLQAQAAQVQAQEARQRQLLQFFAWSLSALLLGAVLAWSAVQRLRELLERGLRTVASEAPTTAAVPRSAAAAVADTPPASAPGRGARAGAGVPLNPVQPRADRIQGTLQASRRGAAETTGDGAAFDRLAGSLTRAGSEAMAPAPRPKASPVAAAAADPATPPLAGVGSGLPTSLSSGDLPPAAVPDRPREEVVRDAVAAATRGGLVVSQVVANIEDIGATGRRIAETVALIDSIAFQTNLLALNAVVEAAHSEARSGAVLPGAIPGAARVPSATAGAAADVRSLAQRATQAAREIKALITAGASASGSSPTASGLTAALQQDASQTMDALLTSVQQAAELVTQVRRAAESQAPAAAVAESMEQLDRMQRNHTALVEQSAASAESLRLQAERLQKVLGAFKLLQQTQQAAWGAHTAIRSASERSRQPDSGFGGLVKPGDEPPAGGGWTSF comes from the coding sequence ATGACCACCCGCCTGTTCACCTCTGCCCGCGCCGTGCCGTCCGAGCCGGCCCGCCTGGGCCGGGGCTTTGCGTTGCTGCTCCTGCTGCTGGCCTTTGTGGCTGGGCTGGGCCTGTACGAACTGCATGCGCTGGGCAGCCGCCAGCAGGCGCAGGCGTCGCTCGACGCTGCGCGCATGCGCCAGGCGCAGGAGCTGCGTGTGGCGATCGGCCAGGCGAGCCTGCTGGTGCGCCAGGCCCTGCTGCCGGCCGACAGCGGCGCCGCCACGGCGCTGCAGCTGCGCCTGGCCGAGGCCCGGGACCGCACGGCGGCACTGGAGCTGGCCCTGCGCAGCCACGCTGGCCAGGCCACCCCCGCCTGGCTTGCCAACCAGCTTGACGAGCTGGGCAGCGCGCGCAGCCAGACCGTTCAGCTCTACGCCGAGGCCCTGCAGCAGTCCCGCGACGGCCGCCAGCCGGAGGCGCTGCGCACCCTGGCCACCCGGGCCGAGTTGGCCGAGGCCCGTTGGCAGGGCCAGGCCGACGAGCTGCTGCGCCAGCTGGACCTGCAGGCCCAGGCTGCTCAGGTGCAGGCCCAGGAAGCCCGCCAGCGCCAGCTGCTGCAGTTCTTTGCCTGGAGCCTGTCGGCCCTGCTGCTGGGGGCGGTGCTGGCCTGGTCGGCCGTGCAACGCCTGCGCGAGCTGCTGGAGCGTGGCCTGCGTACCGTCGCCAGCGAGGCGCCCACGACGGCGGCGGTGCCGCGCAGCGCGGCGGCAGCGGTTGCCGATACGCCGCCGGCTTCCGCTCCAGGTCGCGGGGCGCGTGCCGGTGCTGGTGTGCCGTTGAACCCGGTGCAGCCGCGTGCCGACCGCATCCAGGGCACGCTGCAGGCATCGCGCCGTGGGGCTGCCGAGACCACGGGTGACGGCGCGGCCTTCGACCGCCTGGCCGGCTCGCTGACGCGGGCGGGCAGCGAGGCCATGGCCCCTGCGCCGCGCCCGAAGGCCTCGCCTGTTGCCGCGGCGGCTGCCGATCCGGCAACCCCACCCCTGGCGGGTGTGGGCTCGGGCCTGCCGACGTCGCTCTCCAGCGGTGACCTGCCGCCGGCTGCCGTGCCGGATCGCCCGCGCGAGGAGGTGGTGCGCGACGCGGTGGCCGCGGCCACCCGCGGCGGCCTGGTGGTCTCGCAGGTGGTGGCCAACATCGAGGACATCGGCGCCACCGGCCGGCGCATCGCCGAGACCGTCGCGCTGATCGACAGCATCGCCTTCCAGACCAACCTGCTGGCGCTCAATGCGGTGGTCGAGGCCGCGCACAGCGAGGCGCGCAGCGGGGCGGTGCTGCCGGGCGCCATCCCGGGAGCGGCCCGCGTGCCGAGCGCCACCGCGGGAGCCGCGGCCGACGTGCGCAGCCTGGCCCAGCGGGCCACCCAGGCGGCGCGCGAGATCAAGGCGCTGATCACCGCCGGAGCCTCCGCCAGTGGCAGCTCGCCCACGGCCAGCGGCCTCACCGCGGCGCTGCAACAGGACGCCAGCCAGACCATGGATGCGCTGCTGACCTCGGTGCAGCAGGCGGCCGAGCTGGTCACGCAGGTGCGCCGGGCGGCCGAGTCGCAGGCCCCTGCAGCGGCCGTCGCGGAGTCGATGGAGCAGCTCGACCGCATGCAGCGCAACCACACGGCGCTGGTCGAGCAGAGCGCCGCCTCGGCCGAGTCCCTGCGCCTGCAGGCCGAGCGGCTGCAGAAGGTGCTGGGCGCCTTCAAGCTGCTGCAGCAGACCCAGCAGGCCGCCTGGGGCGCGCACACCGCGATCCGCAGTGCGAGCGAGCGCTCGCGGCAGCCCGACAGCGGCTTCGGCGGCCTGGTCAAGCCAGGCGACGAGCCGCCCGCGGGCGGCGGCTGGACGTCGTTCTGA